The following proteins are encoded in a genomic region of Pseudomonas sp. Os17:
- a CDS encoding lysoplasmalogenase, translated as MGWLILALMGAATFIYGVSVHATLLCLLVKPLPVLALLGWLHDAPSGDYRRWIILGLLFSVLGDVLLAWPSDLFVFGLGAFLVAHLAYLKAYLSDCRRPALLPLAVALAIGAGLLSILIAHGLGPLLIPVIVYALTISAMLWRALARLGSAVPKRSAALAAAGALSFAFSDSLIGISRFVLAFDAAPYLIIIFYWLGQWGIAASAFSQKPR; from the coding sequence ATGGGCTGGCTGATCCTCGCGCTGATGGGCGCCGCCACTTTCATCTACGGGGTCAGCGTGCATGCCACGCTGCTCTGCCTGCTGGTCAAGCCGCTGCCGGTGCTGGCCCTGCTGGGCTGGCTGCATGATGCGCCGTCCGGGGACTACCGCCGCTGGATCATCCTCGGCCTGCTGTTCTCGGTGCTGGGTGACGTGCTGCTGGCCTGGCCTTCGGACCTGTTCGTGTTCGGCCTCGGGGCCTTCCTGGTGGCCCACCTGGCCTACCTCAAGGCTTACCTCAGCGATTGCCGGCGCCCGGCGCTGCTGCCGCTGGCGGTGGCACTGGCCATCGGCGCGGGGCTGTTGAGCATTCTGATCGCCCACGGCCTGGGCCCGCTGCTGATCCCGGTGATCGTCTACGCCCTGACCATCAGCGCCATGCTCTGGCGCGCCCTGGCACGCCTCGGCTCAGCGGTGCCCAAACGCTCGGCGGCGCTGGCGGCCGCGGGGGCCCTGAGCTTCGCCTTCTCCGACAGCCTGATCGGTATCAGCCGCTTCGTGCTGGCCTTCGATGCCGCGCCCTACCTGATCATCATTTTCTACTGGCTGGGCCAGTGGGGCATCGCCGCTTCGGCGTTCAGCCAGAAGCCGCGCTGA